A portion of the Mesobacillus sp. AQ2 genome contains these proteins:
- a CDS encoding glycerol-3-phosphate responsive antiterminator yields MPLNQKILPASSNMKEFEQFLESPFEIGVMLEVHIAQLKNINAMAKQYGKKMIYHVDMIQGLKSDDYSTEYLCQEYKPYGLISTKSSVILKAKQKGVLAVQRVFLIDSHALEKSYKLIEKTRPDYIEVLPGAMPWMIQEVKERVNIPIFAGGLIRTPEEVENALGAGAAAITTSKRELWEITHFQESDT; encoded by the coding sequence ATTCCTTTGAATCAAAAAATCTTGCCAGCGTCTTCAAATATGAAAGAGTTTGAGCAGTTCCTGGAAAGCCCTTTTGAAATTGGCGTCATGCTTGAAGTGCATATCGCTCAATTAAAAAATATTAATGCAATGGCAAAACAATATGGCAAAAAAATGATCTATCACGTCGATATGATCCAGGGGCTGAAAAGTGATGATTATTCCACCGAATATCTTTGCCAGGAGTACAAACCGTATGGCCTGATTTCCACGAAGTCGAGTGTCATTTTAAAAGCAAAGCAAAAAGGCGTGCTTGCTGTGCAAAGGGTATTTCTGATTGATTCCCATGCCCTTGAGAAAAGTTATAAACTTATTGAGAAGACACGACCGGATTATATTGAAGTTTTACCTGGAGCCATGCCGTGGATGATCCAGGAGGTTAAGGAACGCGTCAATATTCCGATTTTTGCCGGAGGTTTGATCAGAACCCCTGAAGAGGTAGAAAACGCATTGGGTGCAGGCGCCGCTGCGATTACTACTTCCAAAAGGGAATTATGGGAAATAACGCACTTTCAAGAATCCGACACATGA
- a CDS encoding methyl-accepting chemotaxis protein: MQISTQKKSTQVFEEDAVLAAIERSLAMIQFDPNGKVLWANENFAKTMGYRVDEMPGLLHKQFCTPEFAGSRGYAELWRNLRSGKSFQEKIQRVTKSGKLLWLEATYTPVYDSAGKVAGVVKVATDITQRELNANRLAEQLQQMSEDLSGRAEMGITRSEEAAIAASRLVEESKENQEILESLKSQAKSIGSIVQTIREIAAQTNLLALNAAIEAARAGEHGRGFNVVAGEVRKLATRVQDSIQEVNNHIEGITGEITKINEATKHSQNGITNNQKLNEQAVAAFKEIGSAARELDQQAKTFKDIL, translated from the coding sequence ATGCAGATTAGCACGCAAAAGAAGAGTACACAGGTTTTTGAGGAAGACGCTGTCCTGGCTGCGATTGAAAGGTCTTTGGCGATGATCCAGTTCGATCCAAATGGAAAAGTTCTCTGGGCTAATGAAAATTTTGCGAAGACGATGGGCTATCGAGTGGACGAAATGCCAGGACTTTTACATAAACAGTTTTGCACACCTGAATTTGCGGGCAGCCGGGGATATGCAGAATTGTGGAGAAACCTCCGGAGCGGCAAAAGCTTTCAGGAAAAGATCCAGCGAGTAACGAAAAGCGGGAAGCTGTTGTGGCTGGAAGCGACCTATACGCCAGTGTACGATTCTGCAGGCAAGGTTGCCGGCGTGGTTAAGGTTGCGACAGACATAACGCAGCGTGAACTGAATGCAAACAGACTTGCAGAACAGCTCCAGCAAATGTCGGAAGATCTGAGCGGCCGGGCAGAAATGGGTATTACGAGAAGTGAAGAAGCAGCTATTGCAGCCTCAAGGCTTGTGGAGGAATCAAAGGAAAACCAGGAGATTCTCGAGTCACTGAAATCCCAGGCAAAATCGATTGGCAGCATCGTCCAGACCATCCGCGAGATTGCCGCCCAAACCAATCTCCTTGCCCTGAACGCAGCCATCGAAGCGGCAAGAGCGGGCGAACATGGAAGAGGCTTTAATGTCGTAGCAGGAGAAGTCAGGAAGCTCGCGACCCGGGTGCAGGATTCGATCCAGGAAGTCAATAACCATATTGAAGGCATAACAGGCGAAATCACCAAGATCAACGAAGCCACCAAGCACTCACAAAATGGGATTACCAATAACCAGAAGCTTAATGAACAGGCTGTTGCTGCATTTAAAGAAATTGGCAGTGCCGCCCGTGAGTTGGATCAGCAGGCCAAAACATTTAAAGATATATTGTAA
- a CDS encoding ribonuclease J — MEKKLKKDLKIFALGGLGEIGKNTYVIEYKNEMVLVDCGIKFPDNELFGIDYVLADYTYLKQNQDKLVGIFVTHGHEDHIGGLPFLLQDVKAPIYGGDFAVELIKSKLQEHKIKGVKFHQIDNDTVVEFQNIKVRFFRTTHSIADSFGVVVTTPEGNIVHTGDFKFDLTPVGRGTDFQKIAEISSEGVLCLLSDSTNSEQPGFSVSEKRVGEAIEDIFQTVDGRVIFATFASNIDRVQQVVKSSLRYNRKMAIVGRSMEKTFEIGRRLGYITAPDEAFVSVNEINQIPSHELTIICTGSQGEPMAALARIANGTHRQIAVIPGDTIVFSSSPIPGNTISVNRVIDKLHRIGADVIHHKISEVHTSGHGKQEEQKLMIKLLNPKFFIPIHGEYRMLDQHVRLAEQCGIPRENSFILDNGDVLELSADGGQLAGKVPAQPVYVDGSGIGDIGHIVLKDRRVLSQDGLVIVTMMIDREKKQLVNKPTVVTRGFVYVRESGDLMKNVEELITDKIVTELAGGTRDWSSIKKAVIDVVNPFLYSKTGRRPMILPIIMEV; from the coding sequence ATGGAAAAGAAATTGAAAAAAGATCTCAAGATTTTCGCGTTGGGCGGTCTTGGTGAGATCGGAAAAAATACGTATGTAATCGAATACAAAAATGAAATGGTATTGGTGGATTGCGGAATCAAGTTCCCGGATAACGAATTGTTCGGAATTGATTATGTGCTCGCTGATTATACCTATTTGAAGCAAAATCAGGACAAGTTGGTGGGGATTTTCGTCACACATGGCCATGAAGACCATATTGGCGGCTTGCCATTCTTGCTGCAGGATGTAAAAGCACCGATTTATGGCGGTGATTTTGCAGTCGAGCTAATCAAGTCAAAACTTCAAGAACACAAAATCAAGGGAGTCAAGTTCCACCAGATCGACAATGATACGGTCGTCGAGTTCCAGAATATCAAGGTTCGCTTTTTCCGGACAACGCATAGTATCGCCGATTCATTCGGTGTCGTCGTGACAACTCCCGAGGGGAATATTGTCCACACTGGCGACTTCAAATTTGATTTAACTCCGGTTGGAAGGGGCACTGATTTCCAGAAGATCGCTGAAATCAGCAGTGAAGGAGTGCTGTGCCTGTTATCTGACAGTACCAACAGTGAACAGCCAGGCTTTTCTGTCTCTGAAAAACGTGTTGGCGAAGCAATCGAGGATATTTTCCAGACAGTGGACGGCCGTGTGATTTTCGCTACGTTTGCATCGAATATTGACCGGGTGCAGCAAGTGGTGAAATCTTCCCTTCGATATAATCGCAAGATGGCGATTGTCGGGCGCAGTATGGAAAAAACATTCGAGATTGGCCGCAGGTTAGGCTATATCACGGCTCCGGACGAAGCATTCGTCAGTGTCAATGAAATCAACCAGATTCCAAGCCACGAGCTGACGATTATCTGTACGGGAAGCCAGGGTGAACCGATGGCGGCGCTTGCGAGAATCGCCAACGGCACGCACAGGCAAATCGCTGTCATACCTGGAGACACGATTGTCTTTTCATCATCACCGATTCCTGGCAACACGATCAGTGTAAACCGGGTAATTGATAAACTGCACCGTATCGGCGCGGATGTCATCCACCATAAAATCAGTGAGGTCCATACTTCTGGACATGGAAAGCAGGAAGAACAGAAGCTGATGATCAAGCTGCTGAATCCAAAGTTCTTCATTCCGATTCACGGTGAATACCGCATGCTGGATCAGCACGTGAGATTGGCAGAGCAGTGCGGCATCCCAAGGGAAAACAGCTTTATTTTAGATAATGGCGATGTTCTTGAGTTATCTGCTGACGGCGGACAGCTTGCAGGAAAAGTACCGGCACAGCCTGTATATGTTGATGGCAGCGGGATTGGCGATATCGGACACATCGTGTTAAAAGACAGAAGGGTGCTGTCTCAGGACGGACTGGTCATTGTCACGATGATGATCGACCGTGAGAAAAAGCAGCTTGTCAACAAACCGACCGTTGTCACAAGAGGATTCGTCTACGTCAGAGAATCAGGCGACCTAATGAAAAATGTCGAAGAACTGATTACCGATAAAATCGTAACAGAACTGGCAGGCGGCACAAGAGACTGGTCCAGCATCAAAAAGGCCGTCATCGACGTCGTAAACCCATTCCTGTACAGCAAAACTGGCAGAAGGCCAATGATCTTGCCGATAATCATGGAAGTATAA
- a CDS encoding LTA synthase family protein encodes MGTNKNKLSISFVLIAIVLLWLKTYSVYKFNFDIDIENKMQEFILFINPLSFLMFVLGLGIFMAGTKQKIFVIATSFITSFVLYANVVYYREFSDFITIPLLTQTSNMGDLKSSVGELIGWGDIVYFADALLILALAFVKTPKITYKKYKNIYAAAFYFSAIGLAFFNLGLSESERPELLTRTFDREILVKNIGTYNHHIYDAYLQTKTTAQRALADGNQLTEIENYTRAQYSEPSKELFGAAKGKNIIVISMESTQNFVIGQKVNGQEITPFLNDFIKDSYYFDNFYHQTAQGKTSDSEFLLENSLYPLGRGAVFFTHSGNEYNSLAEKLKENSYYTAKLHANNKSFWNRDVMYNNFGYDRFYSLPDYEVNDENSVGWGMKDMDFFDQSVEHLKEMPKPFFAKFITLTNHFPFELDEEDKFIDEYDSNSGTLNRYFPTVRYTDEALKQFIEKLKAEGLYEDSIIVIYGDHYGISENHNKAMSQYLGKEITPFVSTQLQRVPLIIHIPGQEGKTISTVSGQIDLRPTLLSLAGIDTKQDIEFGGDLFSKKQDNFVVLRDGSFITEDLVYTKGTCYDKATEEPTDMASCEPYIETAKDELSYSDQIIYGDLLRFYGKQEEE; translated from the coding sequence ATGGGGACAAATAAGAACAAATTGTCCATAAGTTTTGTCTTGATTGCCATTGTTTTATTATGGCTTAAAACCTACTCTGTTTATAAATTTAATTTTGATATAGATATTGAAAATAAAATGCAGGAATTCATTCTGTTCATTAATCCATTAAGTTTCCTGATGTTCGTACTGGGGCTTGGGATATTCATGGCAGGAACGAAACAGAAGATCTTTGTCATTGCGACAAGCTTTATCACTTCCTTCGTTTTGTATGCCAATGTGGTTTATTATCGCGAATTCAGCGATTTCATCACGATACCGCTCCTGACTCAGACAAGCAATATGGGTGATTTGAAGAGCAGTGTCGGAGAGTTGATTGGATGGGGCGACATCGTTTATTTTGCGGATGCGCTGCTGATTCTGGCACTGGCCTTTGTAAAAACGCCAAAGATTACGTATAAAAAATATAAAAACATCTACGCTGCTGCTTTTTACTTCAGTGCGATTGGCCTGGCATTTTTCAATCTTGGCCTTTCTGAATCAGAGCGTCCTGAATTATTGACTCGTACTTTTGACAGGGAAATCCTTGTGAAAAATATCGGGACTTACAATCACCATATTTATGATGCCTATTTACAAACAAAGACGACAGCACAAAGAGCTCTGGCAGATGGCAACCAGCTCACCGAAATCGAGAACTATACTAGAGCTCAATACTCAGAACCATCCAAGGAATTATTTGGAGCCGCTAAAGGCAAGAATATTATTGTGATCTCAATGGAATCTACCCAGAACTTTGTCATCGGCCAGAAGGTGAATGGCCAGGAAATCACGCCATTCCTGAATGATTTCATCAAGGACAGCTATTACTTTGATAACTTTTACCATCAGACAGCTCAGGGTAAAACATCCGATTCAGAGTTCTTGTTGGAAAACTCGTTATATCCGCTCGGCCGTGGTGCAGTATTTTTCACCCACTCCGGGAACGAATATAACTCACTCGCTGAAAAGCTGAAAGAGAATTCGTATTACACAGCGAAGCTTCACGCGAACAACAAGAGCTTCTGGAACCGCGATGTCATGTACAACAACTTCGGCTATGACCGTTTTTACTCATTGCCAGATTATGAAGTGAATGACGAAAATTCAGTAGGCTGGGGCATGAAGGACATGGATTTCTTTGACCAGTCGGTTGAACACTTGAAAGAAATGCCGAAACCGTTCTTCGCAAAGTTCATCACCCTGACAAACCACTTCCCATTCGAATTGGATGAAGAAGATAAGTTCATCGATGAATATGATTCAAACAGCGGTACCTTGAACCGTTACTTCCCGACCGTCCGCTACACGGATGAAGCATTGAAACAATTCATCGAGAAATTGAAGGCAGAAGGACTTTACGAAGATTCAATCATCGTGATTTACGGTGACCACTATGGTATTTCCGAAAACCACAACAAGGCAATGTCACAATATCTTGGAAAAGAAATCACGCCATTTGTTTCAACACAATTGCAGCGTGTTCCGTTGATCATCCACATTCCGGGACAGGAAGGCAAGACAATCTCTACTGTTAGTGGCCAGATTGACCTTCGCCCAACATTGTTGAGCCTTGCCGGTATTGATACGAAGCAGGATATCGAGTTCGGCGGAGATTTGTTCTCCAAAAAGCAGGATAACTTCGTAGTCCTGAGAGACGGAAGCTTCATCACTGAAGACCTCGTTTACACAAAAGGTACTTGCTACGATAAAGCGACAGAAGAGCCTACAGACATGGCAAGCTGTGAACCATATATCGAGACCGCCAAAGATGAATTGAGCTACTCAGACCAGATCATTTACGGCGATTTGCTTCGCTTTTATGGCAAGCAGGAAGAAGAATAA
- a CDS encoding cation diffusion facilitator family transporter, with protein MNEQRYSNLKQGERGAIISIAAYILLSALKLFVGYISGSEALKADGLNNTTDILASVSVLIGLRLSQKPADEDHLYGHWKSEMVASMVASFIMILVGVEVLISAFTSVFEGTREAPDLIAAWTGLFSALVMYTVYRYNRNLARKIKSHSVMAAAKDNLSDSWVSIGTAVGIIGSQFGLPWLDPVTAVIVGGLILKTGWDIFREASHQLTDGFDVDLIKEYKQTICNISGVKGINDLKARNYGNNIVVDCVITVNPSIDISTAHDISTRVEQKLMEDFDIYDVHVHVEPD; from the coding sequence TTGAATGAACAACGGTATTCAAATTTAAAACAAGGCGAACGTGGTGCGATCATAAGCATCGCTGCATACATATTGCTGTCCGCTTTAAAATTATTTGTTGGCTATATCAGCGGTTCAGAGGCATTGAAGGCGGATGGATTGAATAATACGACTGATATTTTGGCCTCGGTATCTGTCCTGATCGGACTCAGGCTGTCGCAAAAGCCGGCAGATGAGGATCATCTGTACGGCCACTGGAAGTCAGAAATGGTCGCTTCGATGGTTGCGTCCTTTATCATGATCCTTGTCGGCGTCGAGGTTTTAATCAGTGCATTCACCTCGGTTTTTGAAGGAACCAGGGAAGCGCCCGATCTGATTGCCGCCTGGACAGGTTTGTTCTCTGCATTAGTGATGTATACCGTCTATCGCTATAATCGAAACCTCGCGCGCAAAATAAAAAGCCACTCGGTCATGGCTGCTGCTAAAGATAACCTGTCCGATTCGTGGGTAAGTATCGGAACAGCAGTCGGCATCATCGGGTCCCAGTTCGGCTTGCCCTGGCTTGACCCTGTCACCGCCGTCATCGTTGGCGGGTTGATCCTGAAAACAGGCTGGGACATTTTCCGCGAAGCATCACACCAGCTGACAGACGGCTTTGATGTAGACCTAATTAAAGAATATAAACAAACCATCTGCAATATTTCTGGCGTAAAAGGAATTAATGATCTAAAGGCACGAAACTACGGCAATAATATCGTCGTCGACTGTGTGATTACAGTGAATCCGTCAATTGATATCAGCACTGCACATGATATTTCCACAAGGGTCGAACAAAAGCTGATGGAAGACTTCGACATTTATGACGTCCATGTTCATGTGGAGCCGGATTGA
- a CDS encoding RsmD family RNA methyltransferase produces the protein MEFTNFEPKFFIYNYAYPGEEKELCALEMRSFFGEDTESSILESTLKIDPSRSPFMRGRMDVILEGEKLEDLIEQVKKIELNAATFKVMYVKVSGPEKVDFEERRRIERKVGLQIPGEPELVNPDVLFGIMNVNERWVFGEYHSSEAVWLNHQQKPHSYSTSLSTRIARAVANIAVPDPAGVKAIDPCCGIGTVVVEALSMGIDIVASDINPLILPGTRENIAHFGYATEVTFKDIRRVNGSYDVAFIDMPYNLCSVITPEEQLEMLQSTYGFADKVVIVTIEPIDSIILDAGFEIADRCVVRKGTFEREIIVCKKIR, from the coding sequence TTGGAATTCACTAACTTTGAACCTAAGTTTTTTATATATAATTATGCTTATCCTGGTGAAGAAAAAGAGTTGTGCGCACTGGAAATGCGCTCATTTTTTGGAGAGGATACTGAATCCAGCATCCTGGAGAGCACTTTGAAAATTGATCCAAGCCGAAGTCCGTTCATGAGGGGACGTATGGATGTCATCCTTGAAGGTGAGAAATTGGAGGACCTTATTGAGCAAGTAAAGAAGATAGAATTGAATGCCGCTACTTTTAAAGTGATGTATGTAAAAGTGTCTGGACCTGAAAAGGTGGATTTTGAAGAGAGGCGCCGAATCGAACGCAAAGTGGGACTGCAAATTCCCGGTGAGCCGGAGCTCGTGAATCCAGATGTGCTGTTTGGTATCATGAATGTAAACGAGCGTTGGGTTTTTGGTGAATACCACAGCAGTGAAGCGGTCTGGTTGAACCATCAGCAAAAACCGCATAGCTACTCAACTTCATTAAGCACCCGTATCGCAAGAGCCGTCGCCAATATTGCCGTTCCTGATCCAGCTGGTGTTAAAGCGATCGATCCATGCTGCGGAATAGGAACGGTAGTGGTGGAAGCATTGTCGATGGGGATCGACATCGTTGCCAGTGATATCAACCCGCTCATCCTGCCTGGAACAAGGGAGAATATCGCGCATTTTGGCTATGCAACGGAAGTGACTTTTAAGGACATCCGCAGGGTCAATGGGAGCTATGATGTGGCGTTTATTGATATGCCGTACAATCTGTGCTCGGTCATCACACCCGAAGAGCAGCTCGAGATGCTCCAAAGCACATACGGATTCGCTGATAAAGTAGTCATCGTCACGATTGAACCAATCGACTCTATCATACTAGATGCAGGCTTTGAAATTGCTGATCGCTGTGTCGTGAGAAAAGGGACCTTCGAACGCGAAATTATTGTATGTAAAAAAATTAGATAA
- a CDS encoding DEAD/DEAH box helicase, with protein sequence MSRRSFDDYNLSDEIKRALTVLKYESPTEVQEEVIPLALEKQDLVVKSQTGSGKTASFGIPICDMVEWEEKNPQALILTPTRELAVQVREDITNIGRFKRIKAMAVYGKEPFSKQKEELKQKTHVVVGTPGRVIDHIERETLVLDKVKYLIIDEADEMLNMGFIEAVEWIIEELPQDRVTMVFSATLPKDVENLCHKYMKEPVNIEIASTGVTTSTIKHSLIEVKEEEKISLLKDITVVENPDSCIIFCRTKENVDTVFAELEGANYSCERLHGGLEQEDRFAVMDGFKMGNFRYLVATDVAARGIDVDNVSLVINYDVPMEKEGYVHRTGRTGRAGNKGKAITLATPYEGKFIRAIERYIGFEIPVKEAPSKQDVARNQADFDEKISGRRVVKNNKTARINQDIMKLHFSGGKKKKLRAVDFVGTIAKIPGVKADDIGIITIHDTMSYVDILNGKGSLVIQAMENATIKGKKLRVSKAIK encoded by the coding sequence ATGAGTAGAAGAAGTTTTGACGATTACAACTTAAGCGACGAAATTAAACGCGCCCTGACAGTGTTGAAATATGAATCGCCAACAGAGGTTCAGGAAGAAGTCATTCCGTTAGCATTGGAAAAGCAAGATCTTGTTGTTAAATCCCAGACAGGAAGCGGAAAGACGGCTTCATTCGGAATTCCCATTTGCGATATGGTTGAGTGGGAGGAAAAAAATCCACAAGCGTTGATTCTCACTCCAACCAGGGAGCTGGCTGTTCAGGTTCGTGAAGATATCACGAATATCGGGCGGTTCAAAAGGATCAAGGCTATGGCCGTTTATGGCAAGGAGCCTTTCTCGAAACAGAAAGAGGAATTGAAGCAAAAAACTCATGTCGTCGTCGGAACCCCTGGCCGTGTGATCGACCATATTGAAAGAGAAACACTCGTTTTAGACAAAGTAAAATATCTGATCATCGATGAAGCAGATGAAATGCTGAACATGGGGTTCATTGAAGCTGTTGAATGGATCATCGAAGAACTTCCACAAGACAGGGTAACGATGGTTTTTTCTGCGACTTTACCTAAGGATGTTGAAAATCTCTGCCATAAGTATATGAAGGAACCAGTTAATATTGAAATTGCTTCTACCGGTGTGACAACGAGTACCATTAAACATTCATTGATTGAGGTAAAGGAAGAAGAGAAAATTTCGCTTCTGAAGGACATTACCGTTGTTGAAAACCCTGACAGCTGCATCATTTTTTGCAGGACGAAGGAAAATGTCGATACCGTGTTTGCCGAGCTTGAGGGTGCCAATTATTCCTGTGAAAGACTTCATGGCGGATTAGAGCAGGAAGATCGCTTCGCGGTAATGGATGGCTTCAAAATGGGCAATTTCCGCTATCTTGTGGCTACCGATGTCGCTGCAAGAGGAATTGACGTCGATAACGTTTCGCTTGTCATTAACTATGACGTACCAATGGAAAAAGAGGGCTATGTGCACCGTACAGGCCGAACTGGCCGCGCTGGAAACAAAGGAAAGGCGATTACGCTTGCTACACCTTACGAAGGAAAATTCATCAGGGCAATCGAACGATACATTGGCTTTGAGATTCCTGTGAAAGAAGCTCCGAGCAAGCAAGACGTTGCAAGAAACCAGGCTGATTTCGATGAAAAAATAAGCGGGCGCCGCGTCGTGAAAAACAACAAAACAGCCCGCATCAACCAGGATATCATGAAGCTTCATTTTAGCGGAGGCAAAAAGAAGAAGCTCCGCGCCGTCGACTTCGTCGGTACAATCGCAAAAATCCCTGGAGTAAAGGCAGACGATATCGGCATCATCACCATCCACGATACCATGTCCTATGTAGATATCCTGAATGGAAAAGGCTCACTTGTCATTCAGGCGATGGAGAATGCAACGATCAAAGGAAAGAAGCTTAGAGTCAGCAAGGCGATTAAATAG
- a CDS encoding DUF3896 family protein: MNYQEVKSQLEALQMQLANKMQHPDLSIEEKNELQRAIANYDYIIELTCMNHFERGTAIH; encoded by the coding sequence ATGAACTATCAAGAAGTCAAATCTCAATTAGAAGCATTGCAAATGCAGCTGGCGAATAAGATGCAGCATCCAGACCTGTCTATTGAAGAAAAAAACGAACTTCAGAGAGCGATTGCCAACTATGATTACATTATAGAATTGACCTGCATGAATCATTTTGAGCGCGGCACAGCCATTCATTAA
- a CDS encoding VWA domain-containing protein: MNKNLTEIIFLLDRSGSMAGLESDTVGGFNAFVKKQSELAGETVLTTVLFDDEYEVLWNGIDARHAKLTEDEYFVRGTTALLDAVGKTILDVGCRLAKTSEDRKPGKIIFVITTDGMENASREFTYGKVKELIQHQQEKYSWEFIFMGANIDVANEAENLGINLDNSFNFEASEKGIEMMYEMVSESIIEKRMK, encoded by the coding sequence ATGAACAAGAATTTAACAGAAATCATTTTTTTGCTCGATCGCAGCGGTTCGATGGCAGGGCTTGAGAGCGACACGGTAGGCGGCTTCAATGCTTTTGTGAAAAAACAGTCGGAGCTTGCAGGCGAAACGGTCCTGACAACCGTACTCTTTGATGATGAATATGAGGTCCTTTGGAATGGAATCGATGCCAGGCATGCAAAGCTGACAGAAGACGAGTATTTTGTCCGCGGTACCACTGCACTGCTGGATGCCGTCGGGAAAACCATCCTGGATGTCGGCTGCCGGCTGGCAAAGACCTCGGAAGACCGCAAGCCTGGCAAAATCATCTTCGTCATCACCACGGATGGAATGGAGAATGCGAGCCGGGAGTTCACATATGGAAAAGTGAAGGAACTGATCCAGCACCAGCAGGAAAAGTACAGCTGGGAGTTCATCTTCATGGGCGCCAATATCGATGTTGCCAATGAAGCTGAAAATCTCGGAATCAACCTTGATAACTCTTTTAACTTCGAAGCCTCTGAAAAAGGCATCGAAATGATGTATGAGATGGTTTCAGAATCAATCATTGAAAAAAGAATGAAATAA